In Geothermobacter ehrlichii, a single window of DNA contains:
- a CDS encoding integrase core domain-containing protein: SQYASTDFQSLLVKHGMRCSMSRKGDCWDNAPVESFFGSLKQEVVFHQRYPTRFHARQSIFEYIERFYNRRRLHSTLGYKSPAEYEAAYFELAA; encoded by the coding sequence TCACAGTATGCCAGCACAGACTTCCAGTCGTTACTGGTCAAGCATGGCATGCGCTGCAGCATGAGCCGCAAGGGCGATTGCTGGGACAACGCCCCGGTTGAAAGTTTCTTTGGCAGCCTGAAGCAGGAGGTGGTATTTCACCAGAGATATCCGACCCGCTTCCACGCTCGCCAGAGCATTTTTGAGTACATCGAGCGGTTCTATAACCGGCGCCGTCTGCACTCAACGCTGGGCTATAAAAGCCCGGCTGAATACGAGGCGGCCTATTTTGAACTTGCAGCCTAA